One Thalassotalea atypica DNA window includes the following coding sequences:
- the gspH gene encoding type II secretion system minor pseudopilin GspH translates to MLAFFLSLKWFANMFRHSSAKKKPSQQGFTLIEIMLVLVLIGVMVSLVQFTFQGNKLEQDLKKVSKQFIGSFTIAAEYALLNNLELGVLVEEDHYQFLGFDGENWQAISDSDYLKDYRLPEHLKMAVNLEGLEVDEQALFDIETFVKDDEGLFNNGESFKDSDEEKKLIPQIYILSGGEITPFELNFMPADELDDDSDIMYQVIGQYSLPLQLLGPES, encoded by the coding sequence ATGTTGGCCTTTTTTCTTTCACTTAAGTGGTTTGCCAATATGTTCCGTCACTCGTCAGCTAAGAAAAAGCCATCACAACAAGGTTTTACCTTGATTGAGATCATGCTGGTGCTGGTCTTAATTGGAGTGATGGTTTCACTAGTACAGTTTACTTTTCAAGGAAATAAATTAGAGCAAGACTTAAAAAAAGTAAGTAAACAATTTATAGGTTCGTTTACCATCGCGGCTGAATATGCCTTACTCAATAACCTAGAGTTAGGTGTCTTAGTTGAAGAAGATCATTATCAATTTTTAGGATTTGATGGTGAAAACTGGCAAGCTATTTCAGACAGTGATTACTTGAAAGATTACCGATTGCCAGAGCATCTTAAAATGGCGGTCAACCTGGAAGGCTTGGAGGTAGACGAGCAAGCGTTATTCGATATCGAAACCTTTGTTAAAGACGATGAAGGGTTATTTAATAATGGTGAGAGCTTTAAAGACAGTGATGAAGAAAAGAAACTGATCCCACAAATATATATTTTATCTGGTGGCGAAATTACGCCATTTGAGTTGAACTTTATGCCAGCCGATGAGCTCGATGATGACTCGGATATTATGTATCAAGTCATTGGTCAATATAGTTTACCTTTGCAGCTACTAGGGCCAGAGTCTTAG
- the gspI gene encoding type II secretion system minor pseudopilin GspI, which produces MNCNLSARATSKGLCNHKKSSPVFGFTLIEVMLAMAIFAIAGVALLGSAKNSLSNFGQLEQKTVAQWVASNQLVAASLVSEWPPKNNLKGKVEMSGVTWFWRQKVVRTTDKNMRQITMEIRINEKDEQPITSLVTFIAKSGK; this is translated from the coding sequence GTGAATTGTAATCTATCTGCTCGGGCAACGTCTAAAGGCTTATGCAATCATAAAAAATCAAGCCCTGTATTTGGCTTTACCTTAATTGAGGTGATGCTGGCGATGGCCATTTTTGCTATCGCTGGTGTGGCGTTATTGGGCTCAGCTAAAAATAGTCTATCGAATTTTGGCCAATTGGAACAAAAAACGGTGGCTCAATGGGTAGCGTCTAATCAACTAGTAGCCGCCTCATTAGTCTCAGAATGGCCCCCTAAAAACAACCTCAAAGGAAAAGTAGAAATGTCGGGCGTGACGTGGTTTTGGCGTCAGAAAGTTGTACGTACTACCGACAAAAACATGCGTCAAATCACCATGGAAATTCGCATAAATGAAAAAGATGAACAACCCATCACCAGCTTAGTCACTTTTATTGCGAAGAGCGGAAAATAG